ACAGTTTTGTTTTGGCGGTTGACTAACACCCATAGACGAATCTGATTCTCTGGATAGTTAAAATGATGGGCGACGCGACTCTTGAAGGTGCTGTAATTCTCCTGCTTGAGAACACGGAAGCTAGGCAAGTCTGAAGGTGGCCAGTTTTTCTCATCAAATGTCGCCAAATCAAAGCCTTCGTGTTGAGAGAATGTTTCATCAGTGATAACCTGTAGAAACTCGATCAATATAAATTTAAAACAATGATTCAACAACACCCACTTTAGCAGTCAGGAACAAATGTTGCTCTTCACGCTCCCTCTTTTTGGCTTCAACCTGCAGACGTTCCTCGTCGAGACGTCGTTCTGTTCATAATAAGTAAGCACTGTTGCCTCATGCAATAACAAAAAGACTAACTGAGGTGTGCAGGGGTATCCTCAGCTGTGAAAGGAGCAAGAATTTCAGGCATAGCAGATTCTCGAATGTACACCAGCATGTATGCGTTTGTATAGCGTTTCATTGCCCTTACTTGATTGCGTTGAATGGCAGGAGGCTGTCCGTTGAGCGCTTCTCCGCCATAGTTCTCTTCTAAAACTTCCTTGTCCGTGACAGGCGTAACTCTGTCATCATCAAACTTGAGCCACCGAGTGTCGCGGTCTGGTTTGATGAGTGCAAAGTAATGTCCACCGTGCAAGTCGCCCGAATGTACCAGAACACCATGGAGCTTGTAGACCCATGGCTGAGATTTGTCGGCGCTGGCGTCAAGGAATTCGCTAAGATCGATTTCGAAGGGAAATTCATGTCGATCGTTAATCTTCACCATAGCATCACGTTGGATATCGTATTCAAATCGTTTGAGCTGCAGATGCAAGACTGGAGGGAAAGATTCAAAAATGATTCCCTTTTTGGCATCCTGAAGTCCTAAGCCTTCCGCTTGGTATTTGTTTTCACCATCCAACATCTCTACAGCGACATAATCTTGGAAGGATTCATACAGATTTTTCATTCCCTTTACGTTGAGTTGGATGTCTGATTCTTTTCAGTATTGAGAAACAACTCATGATAAATAGCACTCACCGTTGAATTCCTCTATGCGGGATGACTCATACTCAACGTTGACACATTTGATATAGCTTTTCATCTTTCCAACGAAAAGCTTCGAAATGGCGCCTTCAGCTTGTGTGCCCTTAAAAAGATGGTCTATACGACATCAAAAAGGCGAAAAACTTTGAATGAATACCTTCATTTTGGACTCCAGCTTATCTTGGAGAACACGGTTAAACTCTTGCACATCATGCTGTAGGAACGAATCAAGAGATTTCCAACCAAAAGACTTGGTGAGCTCGGTTGTTCCTATATTGGGCTACTAAGGACCGAGTAATAGATCAATTATACAGAATGTGACATACCAACAGGTTGATCTGATGTTTGCAAGTGGTAGAAAACACGTTGCAAAGCAAGTGCGAAACTTTCTGTTGGCAAGTCATCCTCGGTCGGAATTTGATAGACGGCCTATATATGCTTTGTCAGAAGTCGCCGACCATGAGGCTGTTCGAACTCACTTTACGGAAATAGTTTGTGCAGAATAGGGATTGGAGAAGGGAGTTCATGTAACACGTCGCTCCTTGGTTCTTCAGCCCCACAAAACCAGTCTCTTTCTTGGAGTCATAACTGCTTGTTTGTAAGCTACAGAAAATTGATGGATGAGGAAAACGACTTGCTTTACAAAATTATGCCACAGTACACCCGTGGGATCCTCTAGAACTCTAACGTATACCGTGATTTCTGCGGATTCGTCTTCGATTGTAGGGCGCATGTGGCCTTCTTGTATGCTAAATAGCTTGCGCAACTCGCTGAAGCGTGTGAAACCCCAATCACATTCTTCGGCAATGAAACGATGATTAGCGTCTATATGGCACATTATCAGAACCGATAAAGAAACGTGTAATAGCTCGATGACGCACGGCTAACGGTGTATATGGTTGGATCGTTGGGATTGGAGATGACAAGGGCAAACTGGGCACACGCGTGCCATCCTTCTGGAGCTTTTTTGGGCTCCGCATAATCGAGATATACCGAGACCGTATCGTTCGGTGGTGCGTTTGAATttccaaagggaaagagcAGAATCCGCCTACAATGATAGCGACGACAAAAGAAAGGATCAGCAGATAGTGCGCTGAAACATAAATCATATCGCTGACCATTTATGACCACCACATTCGAATTCTGAACTTGTCAATTTCTTGTCAAGCTTCTTCCAATTATTCAATTTCCAAGTGAACACTTTGAAATCTTTCACTTCGTGCCCGAGGTCTGGCATATGTTTGGCGGCGAAGGCATcatcttgatgacgacactTTGTAAGCACTTGGGAGTTTGTCTTAGGAGTATGTAGTGCTCACGATCGCGCACTGATACGACTTCGTCTATTTCCATGGGAGGAGCGCCGTTTTGTTTCTCATCTAAAACGTCCATCGTGTCGTTCTGAAGAAGAGATTAGAGTGAATGCATAACAATAAGCGCAAAAGGGTGCTCACCATATCAGTCCTGCAACGACTCGACAGTGATGAATTAGCGGCCAACTAAGGCTATGGTGCAGTGTATAGTGGTGGTAGCTTTAGAGAATGACACGAAGGAGTAGTGGATACTGTATGATGATACCTGGGTGCCTTAACAAGTCAGAGAGGGATCGCCTCAAGGAATTGGAATCGCGGTCATTGCCGGTTGATTACTCATGTATATTTCTCACGCTCTTGTGCCATAAATTTGCGCAAATTTGCGCTGTGCTCTTTTTCATTCTCGTCGCGTGTCCTGCCTATActattcttttttctttcgcCAAACAACCGTGCTCATATAACACATAAGTCCCCATTCTTACTCTCTTCTAGGTGTGACTGATACACGATCCTTAAATTGTCTCGATAGGGAAGCTTTTACAGCCTCCAACAGCCTTTCAGCTGTTCTACTGTCGTGGAATGAGTCAAAATCGTGTAAGATCGATCCGGGGAAATACAGTGTGCTGCTCTGTCGTCGTTTTGAAGGCAGCGCAGCCGGGCTCATACCCGCTGTTGTTCTCCGGATGAAGCCTCTGCACATTCACGCACGATTGCGATGCTTCATGCATTGTATGAGCCATCGTGCGTGGTTGCATTTTTGGCATACATTTTCCATACTTATTGACACAATTTGTATATTTAGCACTAGTTTTTACCAAAATATACAAAAATATTGCCACTAAAACGTGCTTTGATTGATTGTATACGTAAAGTCCGCATATGGCAAAGGTGCACTGTAGGCGGAGGTATGTTCGTTCAGCCTCATGTCGACAGTACGCCTTTATAGCTTCGCCCAACGTGTTTACctcttgttttctttttcttctcaatTGACCTGCTCTGGATCCTTAAGAATACCCTTAGACTCTTTCTCTGCAAATCTGCATGAAAGGTTTCTTCTCACGTCTACAAGAAACCCAGACGGGACATTCTAAATCTGCAACACGAGACTCATACAAGTTCTGGATTCCGAATGCTGATCCCGAGCGAGATTCTTCTAAGCCTCTTCCTGCGCACGAGAATGTTGCCAAAGGATCAACAACTCGTACCCACGCTGAGAAGCGAAGCTCTAGCCGTGCTCCCAAACCATCTCAACCCATGCCGATGCCCACATACGATAAACCTATGCCATCGACGAGTATGGCGGCAGCGGGCACTACTATTGAGTATATGCGACCCAATATGggctcttcttctcagcagTATTATCCTCAACCCCCGACCAAAGTTACTTCAACTAGAACCCGAGATTATGACGACAGTAAAATGCCATCTTCTTCTCGTGCCCCGTATCCCACACGCTCGACGATCCCACCAGAGAATCCTGCCAAAAATACTCGCTACCCTAATATGCGAAGCGAATCGATAGCACCGGCTCAACACGAACGATGGATCCCAACAACAGCTCCATCTACATCAAAATATGCTGATGAGCCGAAGAAATCACTGCAGGAGGGGCTTGAGACATTAGACCGCTATCGGAACCGTTACGATGAGAGAGACGGTCAGGTGGAAAGTGGAAGACGAGACAGGGATCGTCGTAGAGACAGGGATCGGGAAAGAACTCGCGACAGAGATGCAGATAGAGATTACTATCGACGAGATCAGGAGAGGGGTCGTGACTTGGAGCGTGAAAAGGAACGCCAGAGGACGAgggaacgggaacgggagcgcgagaaggaaaaggagcgtgaacgtgaacgtgaaAAAGAACGGGCAGATAAAGAACGAGAATGGGAAAGAGACAGACTCGAACGAGAGAAGGAACGAGCGGAGAGAGAACGCGAGCGCGAGAAACttgagagagaaaaagagagggaGCGCGAAcgtgaaaaggaaaaggagaaggaacgcgaacgcgaacgtgAGCGCgagaaggaaagggaaagggaacgcgagagagagagagaacgcgaaaaggagagggaaagagaacgcgaaaaggagagggaaagagaacgcgaaaaggagagggagagagaacgagaaaaggagagggagagagaacgcgaaaaggagagggagagagaacgagaaaaggagaaagaacgAGAACTGGAGCGAGCAGAGAgggaacgcgaacgcgagaaggagagagaaagagagaaaatggAACGCGAtagggagagggaaagagaaagagaacggGAGAGAGTTGAACgcgaaaaggagaaggagaaggagcgCGAAGAAAGAGCGCGCGAGCGTGAGAGGGACAAGGAGAGAGTCGAGCGCGAAAGAGAACGCGAGCGAGAGAAAGAATTGCTTGAGCGAGAAAaggaacgcgaacgcgaaaAATACCGTGAACGCGAGCGAGCGGCGAGATATGCGGAGAGAGATCGTCGGGAGCGcgaaaaggaaagggaacGCGCTGAAAGAGTACGCGCCAGAGAGCGAGAATGGGAGCAAAGGGCCAAAGATAGAGAAACCGAAGCCACTCAAGGAAAAGAACGAGCACAGGAGGTACCTCCTACGCCACGGTTTCTGTCTGAAAGACCACTTCCTGATGCAAGTAGGACCGACGTTCGAACTCAGGATCGCGACTTTCGTCGAGAAAGGGATTCTCGTCGGGATCATTCGACATACCGATCCAGAGATCAAGACAGGGACCAAGTAAGATATCGAGCAGAAGCCACCGACGGCGAGCAAGATTTCAGAAAATGGAAACCAAGGACCTCAGATCGCGACAGGCGAAAGGATACTAATAATGGATGGGTTTCTGACACCATAACAGCCCATGAAAGAAGACCTATACGAACGACAGTCAACCTTGAGCCAGCTCCTATTGAAGAAGGTGAGAGCTCCGATGGCTCTCTGAGACCTAAGCATGGAATAAGGGCGATGCAAAGGCGCATGCGGACAGACGATCCTACTGCATCAACCAGAGTAAGAGACAGTTGTGTTCTTTTCGTTTCTCCCTTTTTAAAAGGTGTATACAGACTCCACGGTTTCCTCAGGACCGCCCCTCAGAACCTTCTGCCCCCTTGCCTGTGAACAATTATTCGAAGCCGAGAACATTTCCCGCCAATTCCGAACCACAACCTCCCAGCTTTCAACCACCGAAGACGCACCCTATTATCTCAGAACCCCAGCTACCTTCTACTTCAACGCCACTGCACATGCTTGTTCATTTACCCCCAAAGGCGATGAATGAACGCCCGTCACAGCAACCTTCAAATCCAAACGTTGCAGTCGAACCAGAACCGACAATGCGACGAGAAATAGTGAGGGAAATTATTCGCGTGAAATGAGTTTACCAATTAATTTATATAAATTTAGAATCGCGTAAGGCTTAATGAACCAAACATGCAGCAGGACGAACCTCCTCCAATTCCTGTGGAGGTCAGTCTGGGTTATCTACATGTCATATGTTTAATATTAATGCGTTAATATCTTCCAGCCTTCAACAATGTCATACCGGCGTCCTCCTTCACGGATCATCAACACACCACATATTATGGTTCCACAGAACATCAGTTTTCAACCGTCACGGAATGAAAACCTCGTTCAGACGGTCCGTTTTCTCATTTACACAATGTATGACAAGCTCACGTCCTTTCAATTCACATCGGTTCTATCTTAGAGGAACTTACAGCCGACCACTGCTACGGTTGCCCAAGAATCTTACCTATCTTCTAACGGGCAATCGGGTAATTATGGGGACGTGGCGAACCGTGCAGATGGCCAGAAAGAGCAACGCGAATTTTCAGAACATCTCCCGGCATTTTCCAGGCCAGAGGTGCCTTCAGAGTCTATGGGGAAGCAAAATTTACCATCTACTACATCAAGTCTACCCACAGTATCTGAAAAGACAAACATCCACACTGTTCCTCAGGGAACCCCGAAGGCTATCTTTCCAGATGGATATAGTAGGTCACGGCTGAATTCCCTGACATTGAAGCCAGATTATCCAACCAGCGGACCAACGAGCACGACTATCCCTGTTTCTGCTACGGCCGTTGAGCAAACCTCAGGCACGATCACTTTGGCGCCTGCCCTTTCGAAGGGTCAACAGAGCCCGCAATTTCGAGTGCGAGTGGAAACAGATGTTACTCTTCAGCCACCAGTGCCAGCAACCATTCCAATTGAGCTCCGGAGTCCCGCCCCTCATAAACGAGACTCCATCATTGCACCGAACCCTCTCTCTTCAAATCAGCGGGTTGTCGATGATGTGCGTCCAAGTGTACGTTCTCGCATATTCCTCAACGGTAAAACTGTGCTAATTGCTCTTGTGATTTCTAGTCACGGATGCAGCACTTTTCCCCAGCCAATGAAATTCCCGTAGTTCAAAGTCAGGCACCATCAACACCGCAGATTACAACTGGACTTTCCATACAACGACCACCCACAGCGGGTGGTTATAGAGATACTTCTCGTCAACATGTATCCAGTATCATCCCTTCAACACCACAAGGTACCGACAGCCCAGATTCTGTCCCCACCCCATCCCATCTCCACAGTCGTTTCAAGGTTCCAGAAACCCCGTTATTGGCCCGTGCAATCAACAACTACTATACATCGACAAATCAAGGACCAATCCGAACAGATACGCCTATTCAGTCAGGAGCGGTACCCAGCTCCGTGGAATATGTCTCTAACCCTTCTGGCCCTGCGATAACAAATATGCAGCCGAAGCAGGCCGAGCAGAGTGGTCAACAGAAAATTGGCGCAGGTATATCTCGTCCACCTACAAGCACGGGATTCAAACAGGACAGCGGAAAGGCTTTCCAACAGCTTGAACCTATAGTTACCACCTTAAGCGCAAACCCTGAGATGATCAAGATTACCAGCGCAGTACCCCCTAAGACACCTGCTACCGTTAATAATAACCAATACCTACCCCCAATTCGAACTGACACCGATGGTTCTAAATCGGCTTCTCATCAAATATACAAACCTGAAAACACTGCTCAGTCAGAAGGCCAAGTGCGTACAGTAGAACTTGGTGATCGACCAACTGCGCCTCTGGTTGCACCACCAGTAGGTTTTCAAAAAACAGATGCGCAAAAGATTTCTACTGTTCCTCCAACTCCGGAAGCCTTACTGGACCGTGTCGGTTTTCAGCGAACTCTTTCCAATGCGCTGCATCCTCAGGTGACATCAACAGACAATTTGCAAACCAGATCGGAGAATCCAGGCCCTGTGCGACATCCTATCACTCCTCTGCAACCATTACCGTCCAGTTCCCTGCCTCAGACGTCCCAACCAAGTCATCGGCCTAAGATTGAAGACGCTGCTGCCCCGGCGTCAACGTTAACCGGAGTATTGACAACTGAAGTGAAGGAAAAGTCTTCCACTCATTACATTGTTAAAGAGGAGCCTCAAAGTCTTACGACTGATACTTTTCAGCCCCGTGTCAGAGTTGTTGAGGATGGTAGTCCAGGGAGGAAACCCCGTTATTACCTTGACAGTGTCCATCAGAAATCCATAGTAACAAAGGAAGAAGTTCCAAAGGTGTCCGTTAACAGCGCCTCGCAAGGTCCAGGTATTCCGCTTGCCATTCAAAATTCGTCTTCCAACCGTCAAGGTGGACCTCTAGGAAATATCGTCCACCAGCCTCCAACGAATAATATGGCAAATTCAGTCCGTCGCAATAACGAAATATTCAATGACCATGTCGTGAAGTCTACAGAAGCTGCCTTGAGTGCACCAGCACCCCTTACCACGAACGAGCGTGTTCGCAACACTACACTGGATGACAATAGCCCTGGTACCACTCTTTCTCAACCCCCTGATGTCGTACTTCAGAACACCGTGACTAAGGCTGAGACCCACGCGCTTCGTGTTGCGAACTCGGTCGCAGAACATCCAGGTACTCAGTCATTAAGAAGCGGTAATTCGAACCGCCCTATCTTCAGAGAAGATGAGAGTGAAGTGACTAAACCTCGTCAATTCTCTGGAATCTCTGTCGCTCAGGCTTCTGCATCCCAGAGAACAGAGCCTGTTGGTTCCCGCAGCGGAAATGTTGCGCAAGTTTCGACACCTATAATGCCCCCTGAACGAAAGATCCTCAAGGAAGATGACAGTCCAAGAAACAGGACGGGACAGCCAGCGGCCgttcaagttcaaaattCTATAGCCGCTTCCAGAGAAAGTCTTCTGGTACGCAGCTCTGCGGTACAACCAACTTCTCAGTATCCAAGTACCCCTACACGTCCTTTGGGCTATATGCACCCAAACAGCAGTTCAGGATCTACAGACCTACAGTCATCACGTGCAAACAATTTTTCTTCCACAGCTCCCGACGTAATGTTTACCCCACTTGCGAATCAAGAGGGTCCAGGTTTACGAAGCCGCCCTGCAAATGTTCCATCTACTCCGAAGGTAGAAATGGCGCCTATGCAATTTCCTTCGATTCCTGTAATGAAAGAGGAGAGTCCTAGACTGCAGACATATATTAATCCTTCCGTAGTGGCTGTTCCAAACCCTCTTACGAACTTGGACAACGTTTATTCTCGAACAAGACGAGATTCTAAACAAGACAATCCTCGCAATAGAAGTGAACATCGACCATCCGGCTCTCCTGCCAAGCCTGGTACAATTCCAATCTCGCAGGATGCTTCCCTTTCTTTGAATACACATGATCGTCCCCCTGTCGCCAACGCCAGTACACGTATCGACAACCAGGCTAACATCGTTGGGCAAGACTTTGTGAACGCTCCTTCTTTCCCTGATCCTACATTGAAAGCTCTGCAAAACGTCAACACAGGCGCCTCCGCCATACAACCAAAGATTCCACCAACAGTTATAACTGGCGGAAGTGCGGTGCCATACGCTGGGCGTAGTACTCCTCAAGTAACTTCTGCGCACCTTCCAAACGACCTCAATACTTTTCAAAGCGTTACGAAAAAAGGTTTCCCCAATGTGCAGTCTGAAAGTACGTCACTATCAACTTATCTAAATGCAAATATATCTTACGGTACTAGTTACAAGGTCAAACACACCCCGCCAGCTAGATCTGCTTGACCGTGCTGAATCAAGATATACTCCGGCCTCCCATCCCCAGCCCAAAGAAGACACTGCCCCGCAAACGATCCAACCTAGCTGGTCAAATACGGCATACGATCATCGATCTTTACTAGGCTCAAAGCAAGGTAACAGAATTGGCGAAGGCCACATCGATAATGAGACTCCTTCACTTGGTTTTTTTTCATCAAACTTCACTTCGGCTCTTAACGCTGGCACTGAGAAAAGAGGAGGCCCTGGTTCCAAAGCACTTACGTTCGATAATGGTTCCGATACAAAACTGCACACGAATATGGGGAACACTGTAGATAATGATAAACAAACAGCGGCGTACAAAGTCCATGAATCGGTCCCTACAGTAGTGCGCGATCCCCAGATACAAACTTCATCCCGTGCTCCAGTGGTGGAGACTGATGTACGAGAATCGTCTCAGAAGTACGCGACAAACGAAGCTCGACAATTTGTTGCACGCAAAGAGGCAGAACCAGAACGCCTTCCAACCCCCTCTGTGCCTTCTGTCCCATTTACCCACCCTGTTTTGGCTGAAATTCTCTCTTCTCCGCCTCCCAAGTTCCAAATCCCCCGCTCACGTACTACATTcatgcagcagagtatttCTGTCGAAGCGAGCGCGGACACCCCTAAAACTCCCGCTCAAGTCCTTGATCGTCAGGAATCAAGACAGGAATCTAAACCAACCGCCCCTCACAGAAGTGGTTCCTACCCAGTCGTGCCTGCCGATGTGCCTGCCAAAGAGCCTATTTCACAAGAAAGTCGACCGCAAACCTCAAGGCCTGTAAATTATCCTCAGACATCACAAGGGGGAAATATCTCTGCGCAGCCAACTAGTCGGTATGTGTCATCTTCCAACACCGCCGCAGGGGTACAGTCATCAATCGACGGCCCCAATAGTGAGCCACTTGTCCAGGAAAGTCGCAACCATGCTTCCAGGACTCATAACCCAACTTCACTTCCCCCAGTCCGTCAAGTCAACAAAGATGCCTATGGCTCAACTTTGGCACAGAGTCGAGTGGTGTCGTCCTCCAATGCTCAAACAGCACCATATACTGTAACCGATGGGACCTCCAGGGACTTGCCGCAAGAAAATCATTCATATGGCGTACGGAGCAGTACATATCCACCGCTAGTCAGTCAAGGAGTAAAGGATCAACTGCATCAGAATCCGACGTTTCCGCCCCATCGATCCGCGTCATCATCGATCCCTTCAGCAAATCTGTACTCAACGACAACTAGGCAAGATGTTATTTCACCTGCCGACCCCCGCAGCGTAGCCTCGCGGCCTGGGTTGGATTCGACTCAAGTAGGAGCATCCGACAAGAAGGCATACGTTCCTCCTTCTCATACAAACCATCAAACCCCCAATGATAATGGCGGCATAACAGAAAATACTTCTCAAAAACCTTACCCACAAGCATTCGTAGATCCACGTCCACCCACAACAACGCAAGCAATTCCATCTTCACATTCATCTTCTATGCCCTCGTCTCGACATCATCATTCTGCATCTTTGCCAACATCATCTGTACCACCACTTTCCGCAAATCCCTCCAAGAAAGATGAACACGTTCATTCACGACCTTTAGCCCAACGAACTCCATCGCATCAGCAAGCTCCATTTACACCCTTTCAGACCACAACTGCGACTTCTTCCAATACACAACCTTCTAAGAAACCAGGTGTATCAATGCTTCATGCTCCTTCGGAAGAGACTATACTCATGACACCTTCATCGCTTGCCCGGTCCACTATGCTTCAGCCTTCCACTTCTCGTCA
This Psilocybe cubensis strain MGC-MH-2018 chromosome 3, whole genome shotgun sequence DNA region includes the following protein-coding sequences:
- a CDS encoding Ubiquitin carboxyl-terminal hydrolase 21, giving the protein MNDTMDVLDEKQNGAPPMEIDEVVSVRDHDAFAAKHMPDLGHEVKDFKVFTWKLNNWKKLDKKLTSSEFECGGHKWRILLFPFGNSNAPPNDTVSVYLDYAEPKKAPEGWHACAQFALVISNPNDPTIYTVSHANHRFIAEECDWGFTRFSELRKLFSIQEGHMRPTIEDESAEITVYVRVLEDPTGVLWHNFVNYDSKKETGFVGLKNQGATCYMNSLLQSLFCTNYFRKAVYQIPTEDDLPTESFALALQRVFYHLQTSDQPVGTTELTKSFGWKSLDSFLQHDVQEFNRVLQDKLESKMKGTQAEGAISKLFVGKMKSYIKCVNVEYESSRIEEFNDIQLNVKGMKNLYESFQDYVAVEMLDGENKYQAEGLGLQDAKKGIIFESFPPVLHLQLKRFEYDIQRDAMVKINDRHEFPFEIDLSEFLDASADKSQPWVYKLHGVLVHSGDLHGGHYFALIKPDRDTRWLKFDDDRVTPVTDKEVLEENYGGEALNGQPPAIQRNQVRAMKRYTNAYMLVYIRESAMPEILAPFTAEDTPAHLKRRLDEERLQVEAKKREREEQHLFLTAKVITDETFSQHEGFDLATFDEKNWPPSDLPSFRVLKQENYSTFKSRVAHHFNYPENQIRLWVLVNRQNKTVRPDTHIPENEPTLTVEVIRNNMAARQNDLRLYLDVIPDPTKPDPPPQSIMIFLKHFDTSKQTLYGVGKTYMLRTSKVGDLVPIINERMMWTPGTPLKLYEEIKPGMIELMKPKLSFGQSEIQDGDVICFQVDLPEKEIHDLESQGLHSNPVQYYDFLQNRVMILFKPKFEEGDAESEFSLVLSKKQNYDIMSIKAGEYLRHDPIKLRFTTTNPTSGQPKTVLKRSLNQSISEIMAPSYSNTATTVILYEKLDVSIVELETKRSLKVTWTGIHNKEEGTHPFLLPKTSMVHDLADHLAKLVTLSPGGTGKIRIFEISKDGKTQKEFTGSEMIGNIPEPVELYAEEIPREELEADDSDKVIGVFHFSKELQRTHGVPFKFVVKRGEKFADTKKRLQARIGVSDKDLAKYRFALIQVSTFKQPSYIEDEDTIYEHQFAPEDVLGLDHVDKSGKPRSGGGEKALTIR